The Candidatus Aminicenantes bacterium genome has a segment encoding these proteins:
- a CDS encoding DUF5683 domain-containing protein: MTGKKWTCVPALLLAMRLMLPAQGVAPIGTPPAPGKSPLRKALERSLIFPGLGQLGEKQYLKAALFGGAEIFCLAQVLILMGKGNDAYRNYRDAGDAAAVNEFRAQTEKYDKRRNTAILAAAGVWVLNMVDILIYAKKKYGRKTAIGFQPYYRHENKEIGAGLRLHF; the protein is encoded by the coding sequence TTGACCGGGAAAAAATGGACGTGCGTGCCGGCATTGCTGCTGGCCATGCGACTCATGCTTCCCGCCCAGGGCGTAGCGCCGATCGGTACGCCGCCGGCGCCGGGGAAAAGCCCGCTGCGCAAGGCGCTGGAAAGGTCGCTGATCTTCCCCGGGCTCGGACAGTTGGGGGAGAAGCAGTACCTGAAGGCCGCCCTCTTCGGCGGAGCGGAAATATTCTGTCTGGCGCAGGTGCTGATCCTGATGGGCAAGGGCAACGATGCTTACCGGAACTACCGTGACGCTGGCGATGCGGCGGCGGTGAATGAATTCCGCGCCCAGACGGAAAAGTACGACAAGCGGCGCAACACCGCCATCCTAGCCGCGGCCGGGGTCTGGGTGCTGAACATGGTTGATATCCTGATTTATGCCAAGAAAAAGTACGGCCGGAAAACTGCCATCGGTTTTCAGCCCTATTACCGCCATGAAAACAAAGAGATCGGCGCTGGCCTGCGCCTGCATTTTTAG